CTCACCAAGCGGCAGCTCCTCACCTGTAAGTGGATTGCACAACTGGACTAATGCCGTCTCGGTTATTTTTAAACCAGGACCAGCCTTGTCTTCATAAGCAATTAGCCCGCAGTCTGCCGTACCGTATCCTTCATACACCTCAATACCGAAAGTTTGACATCTTTTCCGCAGCTCAGCTGTAACCATTTCAGCCGTAAAAAATGCTTTCGTAAGCTTTATTTCAGAACCAGGACGCCAGCCTTTTTCTTCCACTGTATCTAATAAAATAGCTAAAAAGCTTGGTGTGCCAACATAGCCGGTTACTCCTAAATCTTTCATGACCTGAACCTGCAATTCCTTATTGCCGATGCCCGCTGGGATAACGGTAGCTCCTAACTTTCGTAAGGCGCTATCAAACATAAAACCAGCCGGTGATAAATGATATGAAAATGTATTTTGGACAATGTCTTGTTCATGAAACCCGGCAGCCTTTAATGCTTCTGAAAATCGCCAACTATCACCATCTAGCGGCTGGGGGTCATAAATCGGTCCCGGTGACATAAAAATCCGCGCCATCTTTGATGCAGCAACCGTTGCAAGCCCACCGAACGGAGCATTGTCCTTTTGAAG
Above is a genomic segment from Bacillus sp. (in: firmicutes) containing:
- a CDS encoding phenylacetate--CoA ligase; the encoded protein is MDALEQIIQYAYDHAEGFRKWMHKANVKPSEIRTREDLGKLPVLKKEDLPALQKDNAPFGGLATVAASKMARIFMSPGPIYDPQPLDGDSWRFSEALKAAGFHEQDIVQNTFSYHLSPAGFMFDSALRKLGATVIPAGIGNKELQVQVMKDLGVTGYVGTPSFLAILLDTVEEKGWRPGSEIKLTKAFFTAEMVTAELRKRCQTFGIEVYEGYGTADCGLIAYEDKAGPGLKITETALVQLCNPLTGEELPLGEDCGEGEVVVTLFDENYPLIRFGTGDLSRWVQGFEGQRLAGVLGRVSDGIKVKGMFVREKQLTTVLSELGYENYQAVVTRESSQDRFEIFIEAGESFESGIVEKIKDVIRVTPTIIAVPIGSLERDCKKLIDKRKW